A genome region from Streptomyces antimycoticus includes the following:
- the eccE gene encoding type VII secretion protein EccE, with translation MSSATHVRAAVPRQPSRTASLGPLRLYQLVLIEVAAAILVVAWTVNSLLMVPAGVIALALVLLAVLRRRQQPFVDWLVAISALRTRQKQAKGPVPAGIDPSLAPAVECDPALRTYAYVARDRREIGMIGDGTFLTAVLQVQSTDAPLRPMRTKRPLPLSLLQDALDVDGIQLESVQVVQHSQTAPAPHLPEQAAAARSYAPLQEQAGAPAVRLTWVALKLNPELCPEAIRARGGGLEGAQRSLLRAVDQLASRLTGAGFSARPLAEGELTTALATSACVNPHATTQAGRASTPTRRTVETSRAWRCDDRWHTTYWVGRWPQMGPESVPLPQLVALLTSMPALASTFSLTLTHDDGSRNASSVTGHIRVTGRSDTDLITARKALERAARGVRVGLVRLDREQLPGVLATLPLGGTR, from the coding sequence ATGAGCTCTGCCACCCATGTGCGTGCCGCCGTGCCGCGGCAGCCCTCACGCACCGCGAGCCTGGGCCCCCTGCGGCTGTATCAGCTCGTGCTCATCGAGGTGGCCGCCGCGATCCTCGTCGTCGCCTGGACCGTCAACTCACTGCTGATGGTGCCCGCAGGGGTCATCGCTCTCGCGCTTGTGCTGCTCGCGGTGTTGCGGCGCAGGCAGCAGCCATTCGTCGACTGGCTCGTCGCCATCAGCGCGTTGCGCACCCGTCAGAAGCAGGCCAAGGGGCCGGTCCCGGCCGGAATCGACCCGTCGCTCGCGCCCGCCGTCGAATGCGATCCGGCACTGCGCACCTACGCGTATGTGGCTCGGGACCGCCGCGAGATCGGAATGATCGGCGACGGTACGTTCCTCACGGCGGTACTCCAGGTCCAGTCGACCGACGCTCCACTGCGGCCGATGCGCACCAAGCGACCGCTTCCGCTGTCGCTGCTGCAGGACGCGCTGGACGTGGACGGCATTCAGCTGGAGTCGGTGCAGGTGGTGCAACACTCACAGACCGCGCCCGCCCCGCATCTGCCCGAACAGGCCGCGGCGGCACGCAGTTATGCCCCGCTGCAGGAGCAGGCCGGAGCACCCGCCGTCCGGCTGACCTGGGTGGCGCTCAAGCTGAATCCCGAGCTGTGTCCGGAGGCCATACGGGCGCGCGGCGGTGGCTTGGAAGGCGCTCAGCGGTCCCTGCTGCGCGCGGTTGACCAGCTGGCCAGTCGGCTGACCGGCGCCGGATTCTCGGCACGACCGCTGGCCGAGGGTGAACTCACCACGGCCCTCGCCACCTCGGCGTGTGTCAACCCGCATGCCACGACCCAGGCGGGGCGTGCGAGCACACCTACGCGCCGGACAGTGGAGACCTCGCGAGCCTGGCGCTGCGACGACCGGTGGCACACCACCTACTGGGTGGGGCGCTGGCCGCAGATGGGCCCGGAATCGGTGCCGCTGCCGCAACTCGTGGCGCTGCTGACCTCCATGCCCGCTCTCGCGTCCACCTTCAGCCTGACCCTGACCCATGACGACGGCAGCCGTAACGCCTCCTCGGTCACCGGGCACATCAGGGTCACCGGACGCAGCGACACCGACCTGATCACCGCCCGCAAGGCTTTGGAGCGCGCCGCGCGGGGAGTACGGGTCGGGCTGGTCCGTCTCGACCGCGAGCAGTTGCCCGGTGTACTCGCGACGCTCCCGCTGGGAGGCACCCGCTGA
- the eccB gene encoding type VII secretion protein EccB, whose amino-acid sequence MASRRDELNAYTFAKKRMVASFVQPSPTVMDDGAPRPLRAFLPGVIVGALILAGFGAWGMIRPTAPKGWDNTASHIIVGSDSTTRYVILKTGGKKQLHPVLNLASAKLLLDQGKSDIIRVKESQLDNGDIPRGPTIGIPYAPDRMPSADDAVEQKRWVVCEQPGGGEDKTAQKAVFILAGREASKVEGSQRLRGSQAMYVRGKRGRYLVDPSGTKYLLGGPKGEESMSDRQYNLLLRTLFSEGARPQQVTDDWLDTLKDGAPVEFPRVPGQPNTTAGVDSLPDKANKVGMVLQAQTGGGVQHYVVVPGKVQPVSDFTAELLLSSEQLAGLNQLGKPMQVNPQDFVSDSTVFAGDTTWPSEPPHQVNSTEGGSGARDTVCNILTNVADNGTPALETWAGRDYPATIVDGATSAYVTPGTGLFYRQFQGRATSTGQVFLVTDTGLRYQVQANNDGSSGKSKIGADGSGSSAQQDAQSGGQTTANKAQVRLGYGDVKPVPVPLNWSQFLPVGPRLDTNSARQPQGS is encoded by the coding sequence ATGGCATCGCGGCGGGACGAGCTCAATGCCTACACCTTTGCGAAGAAACGGATGGTTGCCTCGTTCGTGCAGCCCTCGCCCACCGTCATGGACGACGGTGCGCCACGTCCGCTGCGCGCGTTTCTCCCAGGTGTCATAGTCGGGGCGCTGATCCTTGCCGGGTTCGGTGCATGGGGCATGATCCGGCCGACCGCGCCGAAGGGATGGGACAACACCGCGTCCCACATCATCGTCGGCAGCGACTCGACGACCCGATATGTGATTCTCAAGACCGGTGGAAAGAAGCAGCTGCACCCGGTCCTCAACCTCGCCTCGGCGAAACTCCTGCTGGACCAGGGCAAGTCGGACATCATCCGGGTGAAGGAGTCGCAGCTCGACAACGGCGATATTCCGCGCGGACCCACGATCGGAATTCCGTACGCCCCGGACCGTATGCCCTCGGCTGACGATGCCGTCGAGCAGAAGCGCTGGGTGGTCTGTGAGCAGCCGGGAGGCGGAGAGGACAAGACCGCGCAGAAGGCGGTCTTCATCCTCGCCGGCCGTGAGGCGTCCAAGGTCGAAGGCTCGCAGCGACTGCGTGGCAGCCAGGCGATGTATGTCCGGGGGAAGAGGGGCCGCTATCTCGTCGACCCGTCCGGTACCAAGTACCTGCTCGGTGGCCCCAAGGGCGAGGAGAGCATGTCCGACCGCCAGTACAACCTGTTGCTGCGGACGCTCTTCTCGGAGGGTGCCAGGCCCCAGCAGGTGACCGACGACTGGCTGGACACCCTGAAGGACGGCGCACCCGTGGAGTTTCCGCGGGTGCCGGGGCAGCCGAACACCACAGCCGGGGTCGACTCCCTGCCGGACAAGGCCAACAAGGTGGGCATGGTGCTCCAGGCGCAGACAGGTGGCGGCGTCCAGCACTATGTCGTGGTGCCGGGAAAGGTGCAGCCGGTCTCCGACTTCACCGCCGAGTTGCTGCTGAGCAGTGAGCAGTTGGCCGGACTCAATCAGCTCGGCAAGCCGATGCAGGTCAACCCACAGGACTTCGTCTCCGACTCCACGGTGTTCGCTGGAGACACCACCTGGCCCTCCGAGCCCCCGCACCAGGTGAACTCCACCGAGGGCGGGAGCGGGGCCAGGGACACGGTGTGCAACATCCTCACGAACGTGGCCGACAACGGCACCCCCGCCCTCGAGACCTGGGCGGGCCGGGACTACCCCGCGACCATCGTGGACGGTGCCACCAGCGCGTATGTCACGCCCGGGACCGGCCTGTTCTACCGGCAGTTCCAGGGGAGGGCGACCAGCACCGGCCAGGTCTTCCTCGTCACCGACACCGGCCTGCGCTACCAGGTGCAGGCCAACAACGACGGCAGCTCGGGAAAGTCGAAGATCGGAGCTGACGGTTCCGGCTCCTCCGCGCAGCAGGACGCACAGTCCGGCGGGCAGACAACCGCGAACAAGGCTCAGGTCAGGCTGGGGTACGGAGACGTGAAGCCGGTGCCGGTGCCGCTCAACTGGTCCCAGTTCCTGCCGGTCGGGCCGCGTCTGGACACCAACAGCGCGCGACAGCCGCAGGGTTCGTGA
- the mycP gene encoding type VII secretion-associated serine protease mycosin, whose translation MRRMAALSSAVTLACLTAATGVGAGPSAAVLSLDGNGACTFPMKKQIKGTPWSLQRLVFDRLWEDTKGKEKNGEPVRVAVIDTGVDDSNIQLTTAVDKASGGNFLPPVKDASKDERKLAEDPTVDEVGHGTKVAGIIAARPRQGTGFVGLAPEATIIPLKQNNAEGKGTPQKMAQAIRKAVHEGARVINISQDTKGALSQSDLEQATAYAVQHDVVVVAAAGNDGANGESKRTYPASYRGVLAVAASDRNNERAYFSQSGDFVGVAAPGVDMVSTVPKGGQCVDNGTSFAAPYVAGVAALIRAKHPDWSRQEVIAQIEQTAERGVNGRDQFIGWGVVDPVKALTDDDKKIEHPTADTGSAANVPKPEPGRLTLGETPQERRTRLATYALGMGAVVVGITAGGAVVLRDWRRRRDA comes from the coding sequence ATGAGACGCATGGCCGCCCTGTCGTCGGCGGTGACACTGGCGTGTCTCACCGCCGCCACAGGCGTCGGCGCCGGACCGTCCGCCGCCGTGCTCTCGCTGGACGGCAATGGTGCGTGCACGTTCCCGATGAAGAAGCAGATCAAGGGAACGCCCTGGTCGCTGCAACGCTTGGTGTTCGACCGCCTCTGGGAGGACACCAAGGGCAAGGAGAAGAACGGTGAGCCGGTGCGGGTCGCCGTCATCGACACCGGTGTCGATGACAGCAACATCCAGCTGACGACCGCCGTCGACAAGGCGAGTGGGGGAAACTTCCTGCCCCCGGTCAAGGACGCCTCCAAGGACGAACGGAAACTCGCCGAGGATCCGACGGTCGACGAGGTCGGGCACGGGACCAAGGTCGCCGGCATCATCGCGGCCCGCCCGCGCCAGGGCACCGGCTTCGTGGGTCTGGCCCCCGAAGCGACGATCATTCCCCTCAAGCAGAACAACGCCGAGGGCAAGGGCACACCGCAGAAGATGGCACAGGCCATCAGGAAGGCGGTGCACGAGGGTGCCCGGGTGATCAACATCTCCCAGGACACCAAGGGTGCCCTCTCGCAGAGCGATCTGGAGCAGGCGACCGCCTATGCGGTCCAGCACGACGTGGTCGTGGTCGCGGCCGCCGGCAACGACGGTGCGAACGGTGAGTCCAAGCGCACCTATCCCGCGTCCTACCGCGGCGTCCTCGCCGTTGCCGCCTCCGACCGCAACAACGAACGCGCGTACTTCTCGCAGAGCGGCGACTTCGTCGGTGTCGCGGCACCCGGCGTCGACATGGTCTCCACCGTCCCCAAGGGCGGGCAGTGCGTGGACAACGGCACCAGCTTCGCCGCCCCGTATGTGGCCGGAGTGGCGGCCCTGATCCGCGCCAAGCACCCCGACTGGTCGCGGCAGGAGGTCATCGCCCAGATCGAGCAGACCGCGGAGCGCGGCGTCAACGGCCGCGATCAGTTCATCGGTTGGGGTGTAGTCGATCCGGTGAAGGCCCTCACCGACGATGACAAGAAGATCGAGCACCCCACGGCGGACACCGGCTCGGCGGCGAACGTCCCGAAGCCCGAGCCCGGGCGCCTCACCCTGGGCGAAACCCCGCAGGAACGTCGTACGCGGCTGGCCACGTACGCCCTGGGCATGGGCGCGGTGGTCGTGGGCATCACCGCGGGCGGTGCGGTGGTGCTGCGTGACTGGCGTCGTCGGCGTGACGCATGA
- a CDS encoding WXG100 family type VII secretion target: MAEKLRVEGHDFKTLESAIDWMEGQLTERIGKLNNVIDHVEGHWKGIAAGAYNNLQTEVNNDVRRVNQLLSFTRELVKASRDGFDQEEIDQLKNINSVGGGESGILGSFHAS, encoded by the coding sequence ATGGCGGAGAAGCTCCGCGTAGAAGGTCATGATTTCAAGACCCTCGAGAGCGCCATCGACTGGATGGAAGGTCAGCTCACCGAGCGGATCGGGAAGCTCAACAACGTGATCGACCACGTTGAGGGCCACTGGAAGGGCATCGCGGCGGGCGCGTACAACAACCTCCAGACGGAGGTCAACAACGATGTCCGCCGGGTGAATCAGCTGCTGAGCTTCACCCGCGAACTGGTGAAGGCGAGCCGGGACGGTTTCGATCAGGAGGAAATCGACCAGCTCAAGAACATCAACAGCGTCGGAGGCGGGGAGAGCGGCATCCTCGGCTCCTTCCACGCTTCTTGA
- a CDS encoding WXG100 family type VII secretion target — protein MEITYEGVVEASNMVRNEANTLKTDLDTIMRQVKGVSESWSGEAQRAFNERQHEWNQRVDHLHSTLLTISKKLLEATEGYRANDHRQGQRFAS, from the coding sequence ATGGAGATTACCTACGAAGGCGTTGTCGAAGCCTCCAACATGGTCAGGAACGAGGCCAACACGCTCAAGACCGACCTCGACACCATCATGAGGCAGGTCAAGGGTGTGTCCGAGTCGTGGTCCGGTGAGGCCCAGCGCGCGTTCAACGAGCGTCAGCACGAGTGGAACCAGCGCGTCGACCACCTGCACAGCACCCTCCTCACCATTTCGAAGAAGCTGCTGGAGGCTACGGAGGGCTACAGGGCCAATGACCATCGTCAGGGCCAGCGGTTCGCGTCGTAG
- the mycP gene encoding type VII secretion-associated serine protease mycosin codes for METTLNQVRSRTTVIISLLASLLAIMGLIAPAASADTMRERQWYLDRMQAESMWKVSTGKGITVAVLDGGVDASAPELRGKVLEGENFKEPGKDAREDPDGHGTAMAMLIAGNGRDGQGVKGVSPDARILPITVFGSTKESGTNSVPALAKAIHYAADSDAQIINMSLGFQDYMVKGGAGSQLRQAVEYAIKRGKLLLASTGNDGESGNYVSYPAAIDGVAGVAAVDQSLSRTKFSTSGPDVALAAPGQDIPIRCTNGKPGYCRSWGTSQATAIASGAAALIWAKHPKWNGNQVLRVMMDTAGKPTEGKVPSRYIGYGTIRPRYNVLENKGSPGSADANPLVPAKAGGPSSPSSSQSQSPSEGGAKDGSSASDTNAGSGSGVLPWVLGGAGVLAVIVLAVFVIRRRTASPR; via the coding sequence ATGGAAACAACGCTCAACCAGGTCCGGAGCCGGACGACAGTGATCATCTCGCTGCTCGCGTCCTTGCTCGCCATCATGGGGCTGATCGCCCCCGCCGCCTCGGCGGACACCATGCGGGAGCGCCAGTGGTATCTGGACCGCATGCAGGCGGAAAGCATGTGGAAGGTCAGCACCGGTAAGGGCATCACGGTCGCGGTCCTCGACGGCGGGGTTGACGCGTCCGCTCCGGAACTGCGGGGGAAGGTCCTCGAGGGCGAGAACTTCAAGGAGCCGGGCAAGGACGCCCGTGAAGATCCGGATGGCCATGGAACGGCCATGGCGATGCTCATCGCGGGCAATGGCCGTGATGGTCAGGGCGTCAAGGGCGTTTCGCCGGATGCGCGCATTCTTCCGATCACCGTCTTCGGGTCCACGAAGGAATCCGGAACCAACAGCGTCCCGGCCCTCGCGAAGGCCATCCACTATGCGGCCGACAGCGATGCGCAGATCATCAACATGTCGCTCGGCTTCCAGGACTACATGGTCAAAGGCGGTGCGGGCAGCCAGCTTCGGCAAGCGGTGGAATACGCGATCAAGCGCGGCAAGCTGCTGTTGGCCAGTACCGGGAACGACGGGGAATCGGGGAACTACGTCTCCTATCCGGCGGCAATCGACGGAGTTGCCGGCGTGGCAGCCGTGGATCAGAGCCTGAGTCGGACCAAGTTCTCGACTTCCGGGCCCGATGTGGCGCTGGCCGCCCCCGGGCAGGACATCCCGATCCGTTGTACCAACGGAAAGCCGGGATATTGCCGCAGTTGGGGCACCAGTCAGGCCACGGCGATCGCCTCCGGCGCCGCCGCGCTCATCTGGGCCAAGCACCCGAAGTGGAACGGCAATCAGGTGCTCCGCGTCATGATGGACACCGCCGGAAAGCCCACCGAGGGCAAGGTTCCCAGCCGCTACATCGGCTACGGCACGATCCGCCCGCGCTACAACGTCCTCGAGAACAAGGGCAGCCCGGGCTCGGCCGACGCCAACCCCCTGGTGCCCGCAAAGGCCGGCGGCCCGTCGTCCCCCTCCTCGTCGCAGAGCCAGTCCCCGTCTGAAGGCGGTGCCAAGGATGGCTCCTCGGCGAGCGATACCAACGCCGGGAGCGGTAGCGGTGTCCTCCCGTGGGTTCTGGGCGGGGCCGGCGTCCTCGCCGTGATCGTTCTCGCGGTGTTCGTGATCCGCCGCAGGACGGCCTCGCCCCGATGA
- the eccCb gene encoding type VII secretion protein EccCb, producing MAEGSRLWERRITDDDFVQVRIGLGPQELWTPLVAPETAPVEELEPLSAGAMQQFLAVHRSLDGMPMAVSLRAFYHMTVSGEPETTLETSRALVASLAALHSPEDLVIAVVAATGATEEWDWIKWLPHTQVPGSVDGAGTKRLFSDNLAEVEDLLKSRLEGRSRFNRDGQPLLDAPHVVVILDGGLVPPDSLLAAQEGLQGVTVLEVIRGDLDELRGGLSLIVRPGLLRVESASAVYEGVPDTLSLAAAEALARQLAPLRVSAGGGDDEPLLTNLEFTDLLNLGDAASIDPVVTWRPRSTAERLRVPIGVGESGAPVMLDLKEAAQEGMGPHGLCVGATGSGKSELLRTLVLGLAVTHSSETLNFVLADFKGGATFSGMAELPHVAAVITNLADDLTLVDRMRDSITGELQRRQELLRSAGNYANIHDYEKARAAGTPLEPLASLVLVIDEFSELLTAKPDFIEMFIQIGRIGRSLGVHLLLASQRLEEGRLRGLDTYLSYRIGLRTFSAAESRTALGVPDAYHLPSVPGSGYLKFGTEEMVRFKAAYVSGPYRSSTSTVVGSGPIPTDRRPALFSAAPVPVRFAEPDPAFTYTADRDRVDDALADTVLDVIVNNLEGRGPSAHQVWLPPLTEASSLDQLLPQLAVSPERGLHAGGYARSGGLCVPIGMVDKPFEQRREIFYRDFSGAQGHMLIVGGPRSGKSTALRTLLGTFALTHSPHEVQFYGLDFGGGGMIAVEGLPHIGGVASRLDPEKIRRTIAEVTGVLNRREEFFRDNSIDSIGTYRQLRASGRLPGEPWGDIFLVIDGWQSFKTDYEMLEPIVADIATRGLGLGVHLIVTVTRYMEMRAALKDQFLSRLELRLGDPMDSELDRKVAANVPVGAPGRGLTPEKLHFLGGLPRIDGTSGNADDLAEATAAFVKASVDNWPGPHAPQVRMLPRTLSVREIPSGHEQPERGIAIGIDEMNLEPVFIDFDTDPFFAVYGESESGKTALLRLLIKQITERYTPEEGLFVVGDYRRSLLEVVPQPHLVGYGTTQNAFEKYIADMNTLISQRIPGTDVTPQQLRNRSWWSGPRAFIVVDDYDLVATSSGNPMSELVDNLPYARDAGVNIIVARTTAGAGRSSYEPFMQRFKELGAQGVVLSGSPGEGELLGQVKARPLPPGRGVFVSRRGGASLVQTAWVPSVD from the coding sequence GTGGCGGAGGGCAGCCGGCTGTGGGAGCGGCGGATCACCGACGACGACTTCGTGCAGGTGCGGATCGGGCTCGGGCCGCAGGAGCTGTGGACCCCGCTGGTGGCACCGGAAACCGCCCCGGTGGAGGAGTTGGAGCCGCTGTCGGCGGGCGCCATGCAGCAGTTCCTGGCGGTCCACCGGTCGCTGGACGGCATGCCGATGGCCGTCAGCCTGAGGGCCTTCTACCACATGACGGTCTCCGGCGAGCCGGAGACGACCCTGGAGACGAGCCGGGCGCTGGTGGCGAGCCTTGCCGCACTGCACTCGCCTGAGGACCTGGTGATCGCGGTGGTGGCCGCCACGGGTGCGACGGAGGAGTGGGACTGGATCAAGTGGCTGCCGCACACCCAGGTGCCGGGGTCGGTGGACGGAGCCGGAACGAAGCGGCTGTTCAGCGACAATCTGGCCGAGGTCGAGGACCTTCTGAAAAGCCGTCTGGAGGGCCGTTCGCGATTCAACCGGGACGGGCAGCCGCTGTTGGACGCGCCGCATGTGGTGGTGATCCTGGACGGCGGTCTGGTGCCGCCCGACTCGCTGCTGGCCGCCCAGGAGGGGTTGCAGGGCGTGACGGTGCTGGAGGTCATCCGTGGCGACCTGGACGAGTTGCGCGGCGGCCTGTCGCTGATCGTGCGGCCGGGTCTGCTCCGGGTGGAGTCGGCCTCGGCTGTGTACGAGGGCGTTCCGGACACCTTGTCGCTGGCCGCCGCCGAGGCGCTGGCGCGGCAGCTCGCCCCGCTGCGGGTCTCGGCGGGCGGCGGCGATGATGAACCGCTGCTGACCAACCTCGAGTTCACCGATCTGCTCAACCTCGGCGACGCGGCGTCCATCGACCCGGTGGTCACCTGGCGGCCCCGCTCGACGGCGGAACGGCTGCGCGTTCCGATCGGGGTCGGGGAGAGCGGTGCCCCGGTCATGCTCGACCTGAAGGAGGCGGCCCAGGAGGGCATGGGCCCGCACGGCCTGTGCGTGGGCGCGACCGGCTCAGGAAAGTCGGAGCTGCTGCGGACGCTGGTGCTGGGCCTGGCGGTCACGCACTCGTCCGAGACGCTCAACTTCGTCCTCGCGGACTTCAAGGGCGGCGCGACCTTCTCGGGCATGGCGGAGCTGCCGCATGTCGCCGCGGTGATCACCAACCTCGCGGACGATCTGACGCTGGTCGACCGCATGCGTGACTCGATCACCGGTGAGCTTCAGCGTCGTCAGGAGCTGCTGCGCTCCGCGGGTAACTACGCCAACATCCACGACTACGAGAAAGCGCGCGCCGCGGGCACCCCGCTGGAGCCGCTGGCCTCCCTGGTCCTGGTCATCGACGAGTTCAGCGAGCTGCTGACGGCCAAGCCCGACTTCATCGAGATGTTCATCCAGATCGGGCGCATCGGCCGGTCACTCGGGGTGCATCTGCTGCTGGCCTCTCAGCGCCTCGAAGAGGGCCGGCTGCGCGGTCTGGACACCTATCTGTCGTACCGCATCGGTCTGCGGACGTTCTCCGCCGCCGAGTCCCGTACGGCGCTCGGCGTTCCGGACGCCTATCATCTGCCGTCGGTGCCCGGCTCGGGGTATCTGAAGTTCGGCACGGAAGAGATGGTCCGCTTCAAGGCGGCGTACGTGTCCGGGCCCTACCGTTCGTCCACGTCAACCGTCGTGGGCAGTGGTCCCATCCCGACCGACCGCCGTCCGGCTCTGTTCAGTGCCGCCCCGGTGCCGGTCCGCTTCGCCGAGCCCGACCCTGCCTTCACGTACACGGCGGACCGCGACCGGGTGGACGACGCGCTCGCGGACACGGTGCTGGACGTCATCGTGAACAATCTGGAGGGACGCGGTCCGTCAGCACACCAGGTGTGGCTGCCGCCGCTCACCGAGGCGTCGTCCCTGGACCAGCTACTGCCCCAGCTCGCCGTCTCGCCGGAGCGCGGGCTGCATGCCGGCGGCTATGCCCGCAGCGGTGGTCTGTGCGTACCGATCGGCATGGTGGACAAGCCGTTCGAGCAGCGACGGGAGATCTTCTACCGGGACTTCTCCGGCGCACAGGGCCATATGCTGATCGTCGGCGGTCCGCGGTCCGGTAAGTCGACTGCCTTGCGCACCCTGCTCGGAACCTTCGCGCTCACCCACAGCCCGCACGAGGTCCAGTTCTACGGCCTGGACTTCGGCGGTGGCGGCATGATCGCGGTCGAGGGGCTGCCGCACATCGGCGGAGTCGCCTCACGTCTGGACCCGGAGAAGATCCGGCGCACGATCGCCGAGGTCACCGGCGTGCTGAACCGCCGCGAGGAGTTCTTCCGGGACAACAGCATCGACTCCATCGGTACCTACCGTCAGCTTCGTGCTTCCGGGCGGCTGCCGGGTGAGCCATGGGGCGACATCTTCTTGGTGATCGACGGCTGGCAATCCTTCAAGACGGACTACGAGATGCTCGAGCCGATCGTCGCGGACATCGCCACGCGCGGTCTGGGACTCGGGGTGCATCTCATCGTCACGGTCACGCGCTATATGGAAATGCGAGCGGCGCTCAAGGATCAGTTCCTCTCCCGGCTGGAGCTGCGGCTCGGTGACCCGATGGACTCCGAGCTCGACCGTAAGGTCGCCGCGAATGTGCCCGTGGGTGCCCCCGGCCGTGGCCTCACCCCGGAGAAGCTGCACTTCCTGGGCGGTCTGCCGCGTATCGACGGTACGTCGGGCAACGCCGACGACCTGGCCGAAGCGACCGCCGCGTTCGTCAAGGCATCGGTGGACAACTGGCCCGGTCCGCACGCACCGCAGGTGAGGATGCTGCCGCGGACGCTGTCGGTACGGGAGATCCCGTCCGGTCATGAGCAGCCGGAGCGGGGCATCGCGATCGGCATCGACGAGATGAACCTCGAGCCGGTCTTCATCGACTTCGACACCGACCCCTTCTTCGCCGTCTACGGCGAGTCGGAGTCCGGGAAGACGGCTCTGCTGCGTCTGCTCATCAAGCAGATCACCGAGCGCTACACCCCCGAGGAGGGGCTGTTCGTGGTCGGCGACTACCGGCGCAGTCTGCTGGAGGTCGTGCCACAGCCTCATCTGGTCGGCTACGGCACGACGCAGAACGCCTTCGAGAAGTACATCGCGGACATGAACACCCTCATCAGCCAGCGGATCCCGGGGACGGATGTCACCCCGCAGCAGCTGCGCAACCGGAGTTGGTGGTCGGGACCGCGGGCCTTCATCGTGGTGGACGACTACGACCTGGTCGCCACTTCGTCCGGCAATCCGATGTCCGAGCTGGTGGACAACCTGCCGTACGCACGGGACGCCGGCGTCAACATCATCGTGGCGCGGACGACGGCCGGCGCGGGGCGCTCGTCGTACGAGCCGTTCATGCAGCGGTTCAAGGAGCTGGGCGCACAGGGCGTCGTGCTGTCGGGTTCACCGGGTGAGGGCGAGCTGCTGGGCCAGGTCAAGGCGCGGCCGCTGCCGCCGGGGCGGGGCGTCTTCGTCTCACGGCGCGGCGGGGCGTCGCTGGTCCAGACGGCGTGGGTGCCGTCGGTGGACTGA